In a single window of the Trichoderma breve strain T069 chromosome 6, whole genome shotgun sequence genome:
- a CDS encoding nucleosome assembly protein (NAP) domain-containing protein, which yields MAEPIRNKRSDVSTAPTPQNTPATNAPISSRAQQPGVASIKEDDMERAAAASLLAQNPKLVQMIQGRLGSLIGQSSGYIESLPAPVRRRVSGLRAIQKDHAKLEAEFQEEVLQLEKKYFAKFTPLYEKRSAIVNGKVEPTEEEVKRGDEDEEESQEAAEAAGEPSQPTDEASEAVQGIPEFWLSAMKNQVTLAEMITDRDEAALKHLIDIRMEYLDKPGFRLIFEFAENEYFSDKTITKTYYYQNESGYGGDFIYDHAEGYKINWYPGKDLTVRVEAKKQRNKNTKQTRIVKKSVPTESFFNFFSPPKPPTDDADADDDVASDIEERLELDYQLGEDIKEKLIPRAVDWFTGEALAYEEFDEDDMDGPDFDDDEDDEDDMSEDHDDDEESDEDDESGKPKQEAAECKQS from the exons ATGGCTGAGCCTATTCGAAACAAGCGTTCCGACGTGTCGACTGCGCC TACACCGCAGAACACTCCGGCGACCAACGCGCCCATATCCTCCCGAGCCCAGCAGCCCGGCGTGGCCAGCATCAAAGAAG ATGATATGGAAAgggcagctgctgcctctctCCTGGCGCAAAACCCCAAGCTTGTTCAGATGATCCAGGGACGACTTGGTTCTCTCATTGGACAATCTTCTGGATACATCGAGTCTCTCCCCGCCCCCGTCCGCCGTCGGGTTTCGGGTCTGCGAGCAATCCAGAAGGACCATGCCAAATTGGAGGCTGAGTTCCAGGAGGAAGTTCTCCAGCTTGAGAAGAAATACTTTGCCAAGTTCACTCCCCTTTACGAGAAGCGATCTGCCATCGTCAATGGCAAGGTTGAGCCcacagaggaggaggtcaagcgaggagatgaggatgaggaagagtcACAAGAGGCCGCTGAGGCCGCTGGAGAGCCTTCACAGCCAACCGATGAGGCATCCGAGGCTGTTCAAGGTATCCCTGAATTCTGGCTGTCAGCCATGAAGAACCAGGTCACGCTTGCAGAGATGATCACCGACCGCGATGAGGCTGCGCTGAAGCACCTTATTGATATCCGCATGGAGTACCTTGACAAGCCTGGCTTCCGTCTCATTTTCGAGTTTGCCGAGAATGAGTACTTCTCAGACAAGACCATCACCAAGACATACTACTACCAGAATGAGAGCGGCTACGGCGGTGACTTTATCTATGACCATGCCGAAGGTTACAAGATCAACTGGTACCCTGGTAAGGACTTGACTGTTCGtgtcgaggccaagaagcagagaaacAAGA ACACCAAGCAGACCCGAATCGTTAAGAAGTCAGTGCCGACGGAATCattcttcaacttcttctcccctcctaAGCCCCCCACCGATGACGCtgatgccgacgacgatgttGCCTCCGATATCGAGGAGCGTCTCGAGCTTGACTACCAGCTGGGtgaggatatcaaggagaagctgatCCCCCGTGCCGTCGACTGGTTCACTGGTGAGGCTCTTGCCTATGAGGAGTTTGATGAGGACGACATGGACGGTCCCGATttcgatgatgacgaggatgatgaggatgacatgAGCGAGGAccacgatgacgatgaggagtCCGATGAAGAC GACGAATCAGGAAAGCCTAAGCAAGAGGCTGCCGAGTGCAAACAGAGCTAA
- a CDS encoding tRNA synthetase class II core domain (G, h, p, S and t) domain-containing protein, whose amino-acid sequence MLDVNDFIAERGGNPEKIRESQRKRFANVEVVDEIIALFEDHRRTQYSATQMNGKINDVQKQIATKKKAKENADDLLKQKIELEKEKKALIESAAEKDVLLKAKVRSVGNLVHDSVPVSNNEDNNAVQRTWAPEGVTVEKRPVLSHHEVLLRLDGYDPDRGVKVVGHRGYFLRQWGVFLNQALVNYGLEFLSNKGYTALQAPQFMLKDYMAKTAQLDDFDEQLYKVVDGDSKNDKYLIATSEQPISAFHADEWLQPKDLPIKYAGYSTCYRREAGSHGRDAWGIYRVHQFEKIEQFLLADPEKSWEAFEDMIAASEEFYKSLGLPYQVVAIVSGALNDAASKKLDLEAWFPYQGEYKELVSCSNCTDYQSRALEIRCGTKTQTDIKKKYVHLLNSTLCATTRTLCCVLENYQTEEGLRVPEVLRKYLPGTPDFIPFVKELPKETATQKALPQRKK is encoded by the exons ATGCTCGACGTCAACGACTTCATCGCCGAGCGGGGCGGAAACCCTGAAAAGATTCGTGAATCGCAACGCAAGCGCTTCGCCAATGTGGAGGTTGTGGACGAGATCATTGCCTTGTTCGAGGACCACCGACGAA CTCAGTACAGCGCAACCCAGATGAATGGCAAGATAAACGACGTCCAGAAGCAGATTgcgaccaagaagaag gccaaggagaacGCCGACGATCTTCTCAAGCAAAAgattgagctggagaaggagaagaaggctctgATCGAGTCGGCGGCCGAGAAGGACGTGCTGCTGAAGGCCAAGGTCAGGTCAGTAGGCAACCTTGTTCACGACTCTGTGCCCGTGAGCAACAATGAG GACAACAACGCAGTTCAGCGAACGTGGGCCCCCGAGGGCGTCACCGTAGAGAAGCGACCGGTCCTGTCTCACCACGAGGTCCTCCTCCGACTTGACGGATATGACCCCGACAGAGGTGTCAAGGTCGTTGGCCACCGTGGATATTTCCTTCGCCAGTGGGGTGTCTTCCTCAACCAGGCGCTGGTAAACTACGGTCTCGAATTCCTATCCAACAAGGGATACACTGCTCTCCAGGCGCCTCAGTTCATGCTCAAGGACTACATGGCCAAGACTGCTCAATTGGATGATTTCGATGAGCAGCTGTACAAGGTCGTGGACGGAGACTCCAAGAACGACAAGTATCTGATCGCCACGTCTGAGCAGCCCATCTCTGCGTTCCACGCCGACGAGTGGCTCCAGCCCAAGGATCTTCCCATCAA ATATGCTGGCTACAGCACGTGCTACCGACGAGAGGCTGGTTCCCACGGCCGAGATGCCTGGGGTATCTACCGTGTTCATCAGTTCGAGAAG ATCGAGCAGTTCCTCCTTGCCGACCCAGAGAAGTCCTGGGAAGCGTTTGAGGACATGATTGCTGCCTCAGAGGAGTTCTACAAGTCTCTTGGCCTGCCATACCAGGTTGTTGCCATCGTGTCTGGTGCTCTCAACGATGCTGCTTCCAAGAagctggatctggaagctTGGTTCCCCTACCAGGGAGAGTACAAGGAGCTCGTGTCATGCTCCAACTGCACCGACTACCAATCTCGTGCCCTTGAGATTCGCTGCGGAACGAAAACCCAGACAgacatcaagaagaagtacGTTCACTTGCTAAACTCAACGCTTTGCGCCACAACACGAACTCTGTGCTGTGTTCTTGAGAACTACCAAACAGAAGAG GGTCTGCGTGTACCAGAGGTGCTCAGGAAATATCTGCCTGGAACCCCTGATTTTATCCCCTTTGTTAAAGAGCTGCCGAAAGAGACTGCGACGCAGAAGGCACTGCCGCAGCGAAAGAAGTAA
- a CDS encoding wings apart-like protein regulation of heterochromatin domain-containing protein has translation MDSQRPAEAPRRKIATYGKLSSRGPRAHATSAPQTPSNREVTPSTTLRQKLPGPPPPRFGDPSRSQKALHSAPVSDQETTRKQRDREAETPRKRSHRSAFGMESTKGTVDISPTRRALKSPLSRKLTLGLNGTDAKDSKPSSFETGFINSHETVPQAVTPKKSTAVGTSTAKLGKEAEANASPTNKVPDTPPTRRRRLIDALVAEENVASSSSSSSSSSPSRSQSQITEGSDHVNNKEHKHAWIDRPSFRKEVPLRRTGSDSSALERRKVKFTYSQSRSFIQASQESDAAESTDYPSLLDEIDAPIKPPPSPVMDDDDDDELKNKVAIRSVHELRRAGANNRSSDEVDDLLSRIGTPGPLASSMRRNGLCELASRLQKKEFMNQFRDHASRDNIAKGISHEKDTISGFLLAAIFVIFLSAETAPHLLRQLTENRVGLWLNSLLAIQEDATAIAAQKSTNMSRVGRTALDSVKRALLEMDVWHGYKLQRLSPRTISLQLLFMLVGLLDPQDVRVLLDDTFANFSQLRSSFTEDDSREDVDYALTVLIMEAESNATAPADEPLMKIRQEMSDIAAFLQNMLQHWPRTRHNIDATLLKLAINTTNNETRAAALQNGRLLSSLVGTITSGFSAVQSAIQKSAFESNVYDELSLILGIMINVLEHCSDARTSIHEDEVEKLHVTWSESERSIETDDSVETSKLGIAYSYLAIILGYLYLGHTGLAVPGGLVPAIQHFITINKAVGDKAAGLEHLVYSLTRLR, from the exons ATGGATTCTCAACGGCCGGCCGAGGCGCCGCGCAGAAAAATCGCCACCTACGGGAAACTGTCGTCTCGAGGGCCTCGCGCTCATGCGACATCAGCTCCGCAAACACCGTCCAACAGAGAAGTGACGCCCTCGACGACTCTTCGACAGAAGCTCCCCGGTCCGCCTCCGCCGCGATTTGGCGATCCTTCGCGATCACAGAAAGCGCTACATAGTGCCCCGGTCTCGGATCAGGAAACAACTCGCAAACAACGTGATCGCGAAGCAGAGACACCAAGAAAACGAAGCCATAGATCTGCTTTTGGTATGGAATCAACCAAAGGAACGGTGGACATATCGCCCACTCGCCGCGCACTGAAGTCACCCTTATCCCGGAAGCTGACATTGGGCCTGAATGGAACAGATGCGAAAGATTCAAAACCCAGTTCCTTTGAAACGGGATTCATCAATTCTCACGAGACTGTCCCGCAAGCGGTGACCCCAAAAAAATCTACTGCGGTTGGTACAAGCACCGCCAAACTGGGaaaagaggccgaggcgaACGCTTCTCCCACAAATAAAGTACCAGACACACCACCGACGCGTCGACGTCGTTTGATCGATGCACTGGTGGCCGAAGAGAACGTCGCTTCtagctcaagctcaagctcaagctcaagcccaagccgcagccaaagccaaatTACTGAAGGCTCAGACCATGTCAACAACAAGGAGCATAAGCACGCTTGGATTGACCGACCTAGCTTTCGTAAAGAGGTTCCACTGCGCAGGACCGGCTCCGATAGCAGTGcgctggagaggaggaaggtCAAATTCACTTACAGTCAATCTCGAAGTTTTATTCAGGCTTCCCAAGAATCGGATGCCGCCGAATCTACCGACTATCCCTCCCTCTTGGACGAAATTGATGCACCAATaaagccgccgccgtccCCAGtcatggatgatgatgatgacgatgagtTGAAGAACAAAGTTGCCATCCGGAGTGTGCACGAACTGCGACGAGCTGGTGCCAACAACCGGTCGTCagatgaagttgacgatCTACTGTCAAGAATTGGAACTCCAGGTCCTTTGGCATCCTCCATGCGCAGAAATGGCTTGTGTGAGCTGGCAAGCAGGCTGCAAAAGAAGGAGTTTATGAATCAATTTCGCGACCATGCATCCCGTGATAACATTGCCAAGGGAATTAGTCATGAGAAAGATACCATCAGCGGATTTCTCCTTGCGGCCATCTTTGTCATATTTCTATCAGCCGAAACCGCACCACACCTGCTCCGCCAATTAACAGAGAACCGAGTGGGCTTGTGGTTGAATAGTCTCCTTGCGATACAAGAGGATGCTACTGCCATTGCGGCACAAAAGTCCACAAATATGTCGAGAGTAGGCAGAACCGCGCTGGATAGCGTCAAGCGTGCGCTGTTGGAAATGGACGTGTGGCATGGCTACAAGCTGCAGCGTCTCTCTCCACGCACAATCTCTTTGCAACTGCTCTTTATGCTGGTCGGGTTGCTGGATCCGCAAGACGTCCGAGTTCTGTTAGATGATACTTTTGCAAACTTTTCGCAACTGAGATCCAGCTTTACAGAGGACGATTCTCGAGAGGATGTCGATTATGCTCTTACAGTCCTCATTATGGAGGCGGAATCGAATGCCACAGCGCCCGCAGATGAACCGTTGATGAAGATACGGCAAGAGATGTCTGACATCGCTGCATTTCTCCAAAACATGCTACAACATTGGCCGAGAACTCGTCATAATATCGATGCTACATTATTAAAGCTAGCCATCAACACGACTAACAATGAAACGAGGGCTGCTGCACTTCAAAACGGCCGGCTGCTGTCGAGCCTGGTTGGTACCATTACTTCTGGGTTTTCGGCTGTCCAAAGTGCAATACAGAAGTCGGCATTCGAAAGCAATGTGTACGACGAGCTTTCATTGATCCTTGGAATCATGATTAACGTTTTGGAACATTGCTCGGATGCCCGAACATCCATCcatgaagacgaggttgaAAAGCTTCATGTGACATGGTCTGAAAGCGAACGATCAATAGAAACG GATGATTCGGTCGAGACGTCCAAGCTCGGCATCGCATACAGCTACCTGGCTATAATATTGGGTTACCTGTACTTGGGCCATACTGGGCTGGCGGTGCCTGGTGGCTTAGTTCCGGCCATCCAACATTTCATCACCATTAATAAGGCGGTCGGTGATAAGGCAGCAGGGCTGGAGCATCTTGTATATAGCCTGACGAGGCTTCGCTAG
- a CDS encoding ras family domain-containing protein, with product MPTLKQRKVAIVGSRSVGKSSLAVQFVDGHFVDSYYPTIENTFSKTIQYKGQDYVTEIVDTAGQDEYSILNSKHFIGIHGYMLVYSVSSLPSFEMVQVVREKILNHLGTESVPIVIVGNKSDLRPEQRQVSPEEGKKLSEKFDCGWTEASARYNQNVGRAFELLIAQIEKSQNPGEPPAKSNCIVM from the exons ATGCCTACCTTGAAGCAACGAAAGGTGGCCATCGTGGGCAGTCGATCCGTTG GCAAATCATCGCTGGCCGTGCAGTTCGTCGATGGTCACTTCGTCGACAGCTACTACCCCACGATAGAGAACACCTTCAGCAAGACGATCCAGTATAAGGGCCAGGATTACGTCACGGAGATCGTCGATACCGCGGGACAG GATGAATACAGCATTCTCAACTCCAAGCACTTCATCGGCATCCATGGCTACATGCTAGTCTACTCAGTGTCGTCCCTGCCATCCTTTGAAATGGTCCAGGTCGTCCGCGAGAAAATCCTTAATCATCTA GGTACAGAGTCCGTTCCCATCGTCATAGTAGGTAACAAGAGCGACCTCCGACCAGAGCAGCGCCAAGTCAGCCCCGAAGAAGGCAAGAAGCTGTCAGAAAAGTTCGACTGCGGCTGGACCGAGGCCAGTGCAAGGTACAACCAAAACGTCGGCAGGGCGTTTGAGCTCTTGATTGCCCAGATTGAGAAATCTCAGAACCCTGGCGAGCCCCCTGCCAAGAGCAATTGCATTGTGATGTAG
- a CDS encoding GTP cyclohydrolase II domain-containing protein, with translation MAADGQQDGVLDTLRDIQQTQQRLLSSVESLTSKLGSSTLDPASKLPVTPLLSESVKDPKQKDVEASADLQSSFENGTVQPSSALSPSSRTGFTSRIVLTTYPKQIGIDPLQMDWGNPDPLQRGPVVVSRAASTIRRRNAIGAHGGSYSIYYALAVASKELNADHRPDYTNTEPAAKIGPFPQWGDKKKIVAMDPWGHLVPWTFKDIMEKENVDMRPTIAITKAHMKLPELEESVKSGRLVPDGKVCLNELGELAVTKFAVEPVWYLPGVAERFGIDEATLRRSLFEHTGGSYPELITRGDIKVFLPPIGGLTVYCFGDPAKMSDESVRLSLRIHDECNGSDVFGSDICTCRPYLIFGIEEAVKEAQRGGSGVVIYFRKEVVYNARKRGEDRASEYFMRTENIAGVKDMRFQALMPDILHWLGIKKIDRMLSMSNMKHDAIVGQGIPIHERVELPDELIPADSRVEIDAKITAGYFTAGKRMTAEELQSVQGRLWEE, from the exons ATGGCTGCAGATGGACAGCAAGATGGTGTCCTCGACACGCTTCGGGACATCCAGCAAACCCAACAGCGCCTGCTGAGCTCGGTTGAATCACTCACCAGTAAACTTGGTTCCTCTACCCTTGACCCTGCCTCCAAGCTGCCAGTGACCCCCCTGCTCTCTGAGAGTGTTAAGGATCCGAAGCAAAAGGATGTTGAAGCCTCTGCGGACCTCCAATCGTCCTTTGAGAATGGAACGGTCCAGCCTAGTTCGGCTCTATCTCCAAGCAGCCGAACAGGCTTTACATCGCGAATCGTGCTCAC GACGTATCCAAAGCAGATTGGCATTGATCCTCTCCAGATGGACTGGGGAAATCCCGATCCCCTGCAGCGAGGACCCGTAGTCGTTTCGAGAGCTGCGTCCACCATTCGTCGCAGAAATG CCATTGGAG CTCA CGGAGGCTCGTACTCGATCTACTATGCGCTGGCTGTTGCCAGCAAAGAGCTAAACGCCGATCATAG ACCTGATTACACAAACACGGAGCCAGCTGCGAAGATTGGACCGTTCCCCCAATGGGGtgataagaagaagatcgtTGCCATGGATCCCTGGGGTCACCTGGTTCCATGGACCTTCAAGGACATTatggaaaaggaaaatg TTGACATGCGACCAACAATTGCCATTACCAAGGCTCACATGAAG CTGCCCGAGCTCGAGGAAAGTGTGAAGAGCGGCCGACT AGTCCCCGACGGAAAAGTCTGCCTGAATGAGCTTGGAGAATTGGCTGTTACCAAGTTTGCCGTCGAACCA GTCTGGTATCTACCCGGTGTGGCAGAGAGATTTGGAATTG ATGAGGCCACTTTGCGACGATCGCTGTTTGAACATACAGGAGGAAGCTACCCAGAG TTGATCACTCGTGGGGATATCAAAGTGTTCCTTCCACCCATCG GGGGTCTGACTGTTTACTGTTTTGGTGATCCTGCGAAGATGTCCGATGAATCCGTACGATTATCTCTGAGAATTCATGATGAA TGCAATGGAAGTGATGTGTTCGGTTCCGATATCTGCACGTGCCGACCATATCTGATCTTTGGCATCGAAGAGGCTGTGAAGGAAGCTCAGAGGGGCGGCAGCGGCGTAGTTATATACTTCAGAAAAGAAG TGGTTTACAATGCTCGTAAGCGTGGCGAGGACCGAGCGTCGGAGTATTTCATGCGCACAGAGAACATTGCTGGAGTCAAGGATATGCGTTTCCAGGCTCTGATGCCCGACATTCTTCACTGGCTGGGtatcaagaagattgaccGCATGCTAAGTATGAGCAA CATGAAACACGACGCAATTGTTGGTCAAGG AATCCCCATCCACGAGCGAGTGGAGCTCCCAGATGAGCTCATCCCAGCGGATTCGAGAGTTGAGATTGACGCCAAAATCACTGCTG GCTACTTTACGGCTGGCAAACGGATGACGGCCGAAGAATTGCAATCAGTACAGGGCAGATTATGGGAAGAGTAA
- a CDS encoding transcription elongation factor elf1 like domain-containing protein, which translates to MGKRKSSSRKPMGPKRADPLPTTFTCLFCNHEKSVTVKLDRRAGVGQLDCRICGQKFQCAVNYLSAAVDVYGEWVDAAEAVAKQDAGEGNTGKSYGARRPLEGKNTIDEHDEIDQHDDY; encoded by the exons ATGGGAAAGCGCAAGTCTTCATCCAGAAAGCCCATGGGGCCTAAAAGG GCTGATCCCTTGCCGACCACGTTCACATGCCTCTTCTGCAACCATGAGAAGTCAGTCACCGTCAAGCTTGATAGGAGGGCTGGCGTTGGCCAGCTAGATTGCCGCATTTGCGGGCAGAAGTTTCAATGTGCTGTCAACT ACCTCTCGGCTGCGGTCGATGTATATGGAGAGTGGGTTGATGCTGCCG AGGCTGTCGCGAAACAAGACGCTGGAGAAGGCAATACCGGCAAATCATATGGCGCTCGAAGACCCCTGGAAGGCAAAAATACTATTGACGAGCACGATGAAATCGACCAGCATGATGATTATTGA
- a CDS encoding uracil phosphoribosyltransferase domain-containing protein, with protein sequence MAENPTPASAPTQCVGPSFRAVADKPSATVSAVVSSDNVYVLPQTPQLIALLSMIRNKDTERADFIFYSNRIIRLLVEEGLNHLPVIEKNITTPVGRTYNGLMFQGKICGVSIMRAGEILIQRDEDTALPKLFYDKLPEDIANRWVLLLDPMFATGGSATMAVEVLKGRGVPEDRILFLNLIASPEGITSFAAKFPRLKVVTAFIDEGLDEKNYIVPGLGDFGDRFYTI encoded by the exons ATGGCTGAAAACCCAACACCTGCTTCTGCACCCACGCAGTGCGTCGGCCCGAGCTTCAGGGCTGTCGCTGACAAGCCGAGTGCTACTGTGTCTGCCGTGGTTTCGTCTGATAATGTCTATGTCTTGCCACAGACTCCCCAGTTGATTGCCCTTCTATC CATGATAAGAAACAAGGACACAGAGCGCGCCGATTTCATCTTCTATTCCAACAGAATTATCCGACTGCTGGTAGAGGAAGGCCTAAATCACCTTCCCGTCATTGAGAAAAACATTACCACACCCGTCGGCCGCACGTATAATGGCTTAATGTTTCAGGGCAAGATCTGTGGTGTCTCCATCATGCGAGCGGGAGAG ATATTGATTCAACGAGACGAGGACACAGCACTGCCCAAACTTTTCTATGATAAACTCCCCGAAGACATTGCAAACCGATGGGTCCTTCTACTAGACCCGATGTTTGCAACAG GAGGTTCCGCTACAATGGCTGTCGAGGTCCTCAAGGGCCGAGGAGTCCCTGAGGATCGAATCCTGTTTCTCAACTTGATTGCCAGTCCGGAAGGAATAACAAGCTTCGCCGCCAAGTTCCCTCGCCTCAAAGTTGTAACGGCGTTCATTGATGAG GGCTTGGATGAGAAAAA TTACATTGTGCCTGGTCTTGGAGACTTTGGCGACCGATTCTATACGATTTGA
- a CDS encoding ribosomal protein l11, RNA binding domain-containing protein, whose product MPPKFDPSEVKVIHLRATGGEVGASSALAPKIGPLGLSPKKVGEDIAKATGDWKGLRVTVKLTIQNRQAAVSVVPTASSLIIKALKEPPRDRKKEKNIKHNKSVSLDEIIEIARTMRFKSFAKELKGTVREMLGTAQSVGCQVDGKTPQAILEAIENGEIDIPEE is encoded by the exons ATGC CTCCCAAGTTCGATCCCAGCGAGGTCAAGGTCAT CCACCTCCGTGCCACCGGTGGTGAGGTTGGTGCCTCTTCGGCCCTTGCTCCCAAGATTGGTCCTCTTGGTCTGTCGCCCAAGAAGGTCGGTGAAGATATCGCCAAGGCCACTGGTGACTGG AAAGGTCTCCGTGTCACCGTCAAGTTGACCATCCAGAACCGTCAGGCTGCCGTCTCTGTCGTGCCCACTGCCtcctctctcatcatcaaggccctcaaggagCCCCCGCGTGACcgcaagaaggagaagaacatcaagcaCAACAAGTCCGTCAGCCTCGATGAGATCATTGAGATTGCCCGCACCATGCGCTTCAAGTCTTTcgccaaggagctgaaggGAACCGTCAGGGAGATGCTGGGAACTGCTCAGAGTGTTGGCTGCCAGGTCGATGGAAAGACCCCCCAGGCTATCCTGGAGGCCATCGAGAACGGCGAGATTGATA TCCCCGAGGAGTAG
- a CDS encoding ribosomal s3Ae family domain-containing protein produces MAVGKNKRLSKGKKGLKKKTVDPFTRKDWYSIKAPNPFNIRDVGKTLVNRTTGLKNANDALKGRIVEVSLADLQKDEDHSFRKVRLRVDEVQGKSCLTNFHGLDFTSDKLRSLVRKWQTLIEANITVKTTDDYLIRLFAIAFTKRRPNQIKKTTYAASSQIRAIRRKMTDIIQREASSCTLTQLVSKLIPEVIGREIEKSTQGIYPLQNVHIRKVKLLKSPKFDLGALMALHGESGTDDQGQKVEREFKERVLDEV; encoded by the exons ATGGCTGTTGGAAA GAACAAGAGACTctccaagggcaagaagggcCTTAAGAAGAAGACCGTGGACCCTTTCACCCGAAAGGACTGGTACTCTATCAAG GCTCCTAACCCCTTCAACATCCGAGA TGTTGGCAAGACTCTTGTGAACCGAACAACCGGTCTCAAGAACGCGAACGATGCTCTGAAGGGCCGCATCGTCGAGGTCTCCCTCGCTGACCTCCAGAAGGATGAGGACCACTCATTCCGCAAAGTTCGTCTCCGCGTCGACGAGGTCCAGGGCAAGAGCTGCCTGACCAACTTCCACGGACTTGACTTCACATCCGACAAGCTCCGATCCCTCGTCCGCAAGTGGCAAACTCTCATTGAGGCCAACATCACCGTCAAGACCACCGATGACTACCTCATCCGCCTCTTCGCCATTGCCTTCACCAAGCGACGCCCCAACCAGATCAAGAAGACCACCTACGCTGCTTCTTCCCAGATCCGCGCCATTCGACGCAAGATGACCGACATCATCCAGCGCGAGGCTTCCAGCTGCACCCTCACCCAGCTGGTTTCCAAGCTGATCCCCGAAGTTATCGGCCGCGAAATCGAGAAGTCCACCCAGGGCATCTACCCCCTGCAGAAC GTCCACATCCGCAAGGTTAAGCTGCTGAAGTCGCCCAAGTTCGACCTGGGTGCCCTGATGGCTCTCCACGGTGAATCTGGCACTGACGACCAGGGCCAGAAGGTCGAGCGGGAGTTCAAGGAGCGTGTTTTGGATGAGGTCTGA